Proteins encoded together in one Kitasatospora albolonga window:
- a CDS encoding murein biosynthesis integral membrane protein MurJ translates to MRSGAVMAAGSVVSRATGFVRSAVVVAALGTSLTADGYTVANTVPNILYILLIGGALNAVFVPELVRAAKEHADGGAAYTDRLLTLCTVGLLVLTALAVAAAPLIVGLYTDYDGRQAELTVALARYCLPQILFYGLFTLLGQVLNARGRFGAMMWTPVLNNVVIIGVFGLYIAVAASSDGTLSDLDAQLLGWGTTAGIAVQTLALIPALRAAKFRWRPRFDWRGSGLTRPMRSAGWLVLLVLTNQLAYWVVTLLSTTTQQLADEQNVTGGAGYTAYSYAYQLWVVPQGIITVSLVTALMPRMSRAAADGDLAGVRRDVAYALRTSAAVIVPAATAFLVLAPWVIGSVFGYGRTSDADIMSMAGMMMAFAPGLIAFSGQYVLSRGFYAMSDTRTPFLLNLVVAAVNAGLSAAAFWLLPVRWAVTGMAGASTVAFCVGFAVTGYVFSRRAPATETGTGSLLRSPTLGAHVRLIAACVPAGALAYGAARAAGRAGDVAAAGAGTLVLLLTVALLARPLGLTEISAMVTAGRSRLRR, encoded by the coding sequence CTGCGCAGCGGGGCCGTGATGGCGGCGGGCTCCGTCGTCTCCCGCGCCACCGGCTTCGTCCGCTCGGCGGTCGTCGTCGCCGCGCTCGGCACCAGCCTGACCGCCGACGGCTACACGGTCGCCAACACCGTCCCCAACATCCTGTACATCCTCCTCATCGGCGGCGCCCTCAACGCCGTCTTCGTCCCCGAACTGGTCCGGGCCGCCAAGGAGCACGCCGACGGGGGAGCGGCCTACACCGACCGCCTGCTCACCCTCTGCACCGTCGGCCTCCTCGTGCTCACCGCGCTCGCCGTGGCGGCGGCGCCGCTCATCGTCGGCCTCTACACCGACTACGACGGCCGCCAGGCCGAACTGACCGTCGCGCTGGCCCGCTACTGCCTGCCGCAGATCCTCTTCTACGGACTCTTCACCCTGCTCGGCCAAGTACTTAACGCCCGGGGCCGGTTCGGTGCGATGATGTGGACCCCGGTCCTCAACAACGTCGTGATCATCGGGGTGTTCGGCCTGTACATCGCCGTCGCCGCCAGCTCCGACGGCACCCTCTCCGACCTGGACGCCCAGCTCCTCGGCTGGGGCACCACCGCCGGGATCGCCGTGCAGACCCTCGCCCTGATCCCCGCGCTGCGCGCCGCGAAGTTCCGCTGGCGGCCCCGGTTCGACTGGCGCGGCAGCGGACTGACCCGGCCGATGCGCTCGGCCGGCTGGCTCGTGCTGCTCGTCCTCACCAACCAACTGGCGTACTGGGTCGTCACCCTGCTCTCCACCACGACCCAGCAGCTCGCGGACGAGCAGAACGTGACGGGCGGCGCGGGCTACACCGCGTACAGCTACGCCTACCAGCTCTGGGTTGTCCCGCAGGGCATCATCACCGTCTCCCTCGTCACCGCGCTGATGCCCCGGATGAGCCGGGCGGCGGCCGACGGCGATCTCGCCGGGGTGCGGCGCGATGTCGCGTACGCCCTGCGGACCAGCGCCGCCGTCATCGTGCCCGCCGCCACCGCGTTCCTGGTGCTCGCGCCCTGGGTGATCGGCTCCGTCTTCGGGTACGGGCGCACCAGCGACGCCGACATCATGTCGATGGCCGGAATGATGATGGCCTTCGCCCCCGGGCTGATCGCCTTCTCCGGGCAGTACGTCCTCTCCCGGGGCTTCTACGCGATGAGCGACACCCGCACCCCCTTCCTGCTCAACCTGGTGGTCGCCGCCGTCAACGCGGGCCTCTCGGCCGCCGCGTTCTGGCTGCTGCCCGTCCGCTGGGCGGTGACCGGGATGGCCGGGGCGAGCACGGTGGCCTTCTGCGTCGGCTTCGCCGTCACCGGGTACGTCTTCTCCCGGCGGGCCCCGGCCACGGAGACCGGCACCGGCTCCTTGCTGCGCTCGCCCACCCTCGGCGCGCACGTCCGGCTGATCGCCGCCTGCGTGCCCGCAGGGGCGCTCGCCTACGGGGCGGCCCGCGCCGCCGGGAGGGCGGGCGACGTGGCGGCCGCCGGAGCCGGGACGCTCGTGCTGCTGCTCACCGTGGCGCTGCTGGCCCGGCCGCTCGGGCTCACCGAGATCAGCGCGATGGTCACGGCGGGCCGCTCACGGCTGCGCCGCTGA
- a CDS encoding gamma-glutamyltransferase has product MRRSVGRNTSIVAALAVVASLGAAAPAGSAETAHRHPVPPKSPVAVGYGGAVASVDRDASAAGIEVLRKGGNAVDAAVATAAALGVTEPYSAGIGGGGYFVHYDAKKRTVRTIDGRETAPRSADAALFLENGKPIPFEEGVTSGLAVGTPGTPATWERALDAWGTKSLRTLLKPAERLARDGFVVDETFRSQTAANQARFADFPASAKLFLPGGRLPAVGSVFKNPDLARTYEKLGRKGVGELYRGELADDIVRTVRTPPVDPRSTRVVRPGDLTRKDLSSYRTLQQKPTKAGYRGLDVYGMAPSSSGGTTVGQALHMLEPTDLSRASQSRYLHRLIEASRIAFADRGRWVGDPAFENVPTKELLSKRYAASRACLIRDGAVLTSPVAPGDPRNPVRCGSGGTAAPTTYEGESTTHLTTADKWGNVVSYTLTIEQTGGSGITVPGRGFLLNNELTDFSFAPASPAVHDPNLPGPGKRPRSSMSPTIVLKDGKPLLALGSPGGATIITTVLQSLTGHLDRGLPLVEAFAAPRASQRNAATTEIEPGLWNSPVRAELEALGHAFRQNPEIGAATGVQRLPDGRWLAAAEKVRRGGGSAMVVQPGGRG; this is encoded by the coding sequence ATGCGCCGTTCCGTCGGCCGGAACACGTCCATAGTGGCCGCCCTGGCCGTGGTCGCCTCGCTCGGGGCCGCCGCCCCGGCGGGCTCCGCGGAGACCGCCCACCGGCATCCCGTACCGCCCAAGTCCCCGGTGGCGGTGGGCTACGGGGGAGCGGTGGCCAGCGTCGACCGGGACGCTTCGGCGGCCGGGATCGAGGTGCTGCGCAAGGGCGGCAACGCGGTGGACGCGGCCGTGGCGACCGCCGCCGCGCTCGGCGTCACCGAGCCGTACTCGGCGGGCATCGGGGGCGGCGGCTACTTCGTCCACTACGACGCGAAGAAGCGCACCGTCAGGACCATCGACGGCCGCGAGACCGCACCCCGCAGCGCGGACGCCGCCCTCTTCCTGGAGAACGGCAAACCCATCCCGTTCGAGGAGGGCGTCACCAGCGGCCTGGCCGTCGGCACCCCCGGCACCCCGGCCACCTGGGAGCGCGCGCTCGACGCCTGGGGCACCAAGTCCCTCCGTACGCTGCTGAAACCGGCCGAACGCCTGGCCCGGGACGGCTTCGTGGTGGACGAGACCTTCCGCTCGCAGACCGCCGCCAACCAGGCCCGGTTCGCCGACTTCCCGGCCTCCGCGAAGCTGTTCCTGCCGGGCGGCCGACTCCCGGCGGTCGGCTCGGTGTTCAAGAACCCGGACCTGGCCCGTACGTACGAGAAGCTCGGCCGCAAGGGCGTGGGCGAGCTGTACCGGGGCGAGTTGGCCGACGACATCGTCCGTACGGTCCGCACACCCCCCGTCGACCCGCGGTCCACCCGTGTCGTGCGCCCCGGTGATCTGACGCGCAAGGACCTGTCCTCGTACCGCACGCTCCAGCAGAAACCCACGAAGGCCGGATACCGGGGCCTGGACGTGTACGGCATGGCCCCCTCCTCCTCCGGCGGTACGACCGTGGGCCAGGCCCTCCACATGCTGGAGCCCACCGACCTCTCCCGGGCGAGCCAGTCCCGCTACCTCCACCGGCTCATCGAGGCGAGCCGCATCGCCTTCGCCGACCGGGGGCGCTGGGTGGGCGACCCGGCCTTCGAGAACGTGCCCACCAAGGAGCTGCTGAGCAAGCGGTACGCCGCCTCGCGCGCCTGCCTGATCAGGGACGGCGCGGTGCTGACCAGCCCGGTCGCGCCCGGGGACCCGCGCAACCCGGTCCGGTGCGGGAGCGGGGGTACGGCGGCGCCGACGACGTACGAGGGGGAGAGCACCACCCACCTGACGACGGCCGACAAGTGGGGCAACGTCGTCTCCTACACCCTGACCATCGAGCAGACCGGCGGCAGCGGCATCACCGTCCCCGGGCGAGGCTTCCTCCTCAACAACGAGCTGACCGACTTCTCCTTCGCCCCGGCCAGCCCGGCGGTCCACGACCCCAACCTGCCGGGTCCCGGCAAGCGGCCCCGCTCGTCCATGTCCCCGACCATCGTGCTCAAGGACGGCAAGCCCCTCCTCGCCCTCGGCTCCCCGGGCGGCGCCACGATCATCACCACCGTGCTCCAGTCCCTCACCGGCCACCTCGACCGCGGGCTGCCGCTGGTCGAGGCGTTCGCCGCGCCGCGCGCCAGCCAGCGCAACGCGGCCACCACCGAGATCGAGCCGGGGCTCTGGAACAGCCCGGTCCGCGCGGAGCTCGAAGCGCTCGGCCACGCCTTCCGGCAGAACCCGGAGATCGGCGCCGCCACCGGCGTACAGCGGCTGCCCGACGGGCGCTGGCTCGCGGCGGCGGAAAAGGTGCGGCGGGGCGGTGGCTCGGCCATGGTGGTGCAGCCGGGCGGCAGGGGCTGA
- a CDS encoding type I methionyl aminopeptidase: MVQLKTDTSIEAMREAGRVVAQILTRAREVAAVGVTPRELDEAAREVLREAGASSPFLNYRPHFAPTPFPAVICVSVNDAVVHGIPSAEPLRDGDLVSVDAGALLGGWAGDAAVSFSVGKARPADTRLISTAEAALEAGIGAAVVGNRIGDIAHAIGTVCRAAGYGILDGYGGHGIGRAMHEDPSVPNEGRPGRGMPLRHGMVLAIEPMLLGGGLDEFRHDPDGWTLRTTDGSRAAHAEHTVAITEDGPRVLTTL; the protein is encoded by the coding sequence ATGGTGCAACTCAAGACAGACACATCCATCGAAGCGATGCGTGAGGCCGGACGGGTGGTCGCGCAGATCCTGACCCGCGCCCGGGAGGTGGCGGCGGTCGGGGTGACGCCCCGCGAGCTGGACGAGGCGGCCCGCGAGGTGCTGCGCGAGGCCGGGGCCTCCTCGCCGTTCCTGAACTACAGGCCGCACTTCGCGCCCACCCCCTTCCCGGCCGTCATCTGCGTCTCCGTCAACGACGCGGTCGTCCACGGCATCCCCTCCGCCGAACCGCTGCGCGACGGGGACCTGGTCAGCGTGGACGCGGGCGCCCTCCTCGGCGGCTGGGCGGGCGACGCGGCGGTCAGCTTCAGCGTCGGCAAGGCCCGCCCCGCCGACACCCGGCTGATCTCCACGGCCGAAGCGGCGCTGGAGGCGGGCATCGGCGCGGCGGTCGTGGGCAACCGGATCGGGGACATCGCCCACGCGATCGGCACGGTCTGCCGGGCGGCGGGGTACGGCATCCTCGACGGGTACGGCGGGCACGGCATCGGCCGGGCGATGCACGAGGACCCGTCCGTGCCCAACGAGGGGCGCCCCGGGCGCGGTATGCCGCTGCGCCACGGGATGGTCCTCGCGATCGAGCCCATGCTGCTCGGCGGCGGCCTCGACGAGTTCCGCCACGACCCGGACGGCTGGACGCTGCGGACGACCGACGGCAGCCGGGCGGCGCACGCCGAGCACACGGTGGCCATCACGGAGGACGGCCCGCGCGTGCTCACGACGCTCTGA
- a CDS encoding transcriptional regulator, translating into MVRTPLTPEERLRGERLGRLLREARGERSMVAVAASAGISAETLRKIETGRAPTPAFFTVAALAGALGLSLDELLGRCAPEPAAVPLIA; encoded by the coding sequence ATGGTCCGCACTCCTCTCACCCCCGAAGAGCGCCTCCGCGGCGAACGGCTCGGCCGTCTCCTCCGTGAGGCACGCGGGGAGCGCAGCATGGTCGCCGTCGCGGCGAGCGCCGGAATCTCCGCCGAGACGCTCCGCAAGATCGAGACCGGCCGCGCCCCCACGCCCGCCTTCTTCACGGTCGCCGCGCTGGCCGGGGCCCTGGGCCTCTCCCTGGACGAACTGCTCGGCCGCTGCGCCCCCGAACCCGCCGCCGTACCTCTGATCGCGTGA
- a CDS encoding PPOX class F420-dependent enzyme has protein sequence MTLQDFARSEYVSLTTYRKDGTPVATPVWAAAEGEVLYVWTRSDSWKVKRLRNNTAVTVTVCDVRGRIAEGAPSAEGTGRLLDADGTRKVRKLLARKYTWKFWLVDWPATVARLGKRPHTGIAVTF, from the coding sequence GTGACTCTCCAGGACTTCGCGCGCAGCGAATACGTCAGCCTGACCACCTACCGCAAGGACGGCACCCCCGTCGCCACGCCCGTCTGGGCGGCGGCCGAGGGCGAGGTGCTGTACGTCTGGACCCGCTCCGACTCGTGGAAGGTCAAGCGGCTCCGGAACAACACCGCCGTCACCGTCACCGTCTGCGACGTACGCGGCCGGATCGCCGAGGGCGCCCCGAGCGCCGAGGGCACCGGGCGGCTCCTCGATGCGGACGGGACCCGCAAGGTGCGCAAGCTGCTCGCCCGCAAGTACACCTGGAAGTTCTGGCTCGTCGACTGGCCTGCCACCGTCGCCCGCCTCGGCAAGCGCCCGCACACCGGGATCGCCGTCACCTTCTGA
- a CDS encoding acyltransferase, translating to MSHVVRAALVQATWTGDTESMIAKHEEHAREAARQGAKVIGFQEVFNAPYFCQVQEPEHYRWAEPVPDGPTVRRMQDLARETGMVIVVPVFEIEQSGFYYNTAAVIDADGSYLGKYRKHHIPQVKGFWEKYYFKPGNAGWPVFDTAVGKVGVYICYDRHFPEGWRQLGINGAQLVYNPSATSRGLSAHLWQLEQPASAVANEYFVAAINRVGQEEYGDNDFYGTSYFVDPRGQFVGEVASDKEEQLLVRDLDFGLIEEVRKQWAFYRDRRPDAYEGLVRP from the coding sequence ATGTCCCACGTCGTACGCGCCGCACTCGTCCAGGCGACCTGGACCGGCGACACCGAATCCATGATCGCCAAGCATGAGGAGCATGCGCGCGAGGCCGCCCGGCAGGGGGCGAAGGTCATCGGGTTCCAGGAGGTGTTCAACGCCCCCTACTTCTGCCAGGTCCAGGAGCCCGAGCACTACCGCTGGGCCGAACCGGTCCCGGACGGGCCGACCGTCCGCCGGATGCAGGACCTCGCCCGGGAGACCGGGATGGTCATCGTGGTCCCGGTCTTCGAGATCGAGCAGTCCGGCTTCTACTACAACACCGCCGCCGTGATCGACGCCGACGGCTCGTACCTCGGCAAGTACCGCAAGCACCACATCCCGCAGGTCAAGGGGTTCTGGGAGAAGTACTACTTCAAGCCCGGCAACGCCGGCTGGCCGGTCTTCGACACCGCCGTCGGCAAGGTCGGCGTCTACATCTGCTACGACCGGCACTTCCCCGAGGGGTGGCGTCAACTCGGGATCAACGGCGCCCAGTTGGTCTACAACCCGTCCGCCACCTCACGCGGCCTCTCCGCCCACCTCTGGCAGCTGGAACAGCCCGCGTCCGCCGTCGCCAACGAGTACTTCGTCGCCGCGATCAACCGCGTCGGCCAGGAGGAGTACGGCGACAACGACTTCTACGGCACCAGCTACTTCGTCGACCCGCGCGGCCAGTTCGTCGGCGAGGTCGCCAGCGACAAGGAAGAGCAACTCCTCGTCCGCGACCTGGACTTCGGCCTGATCGAAGAGGTCCGCAAGCAGTGGGCCTTCTACCGGGACCGACGGCCCGACGCCTACGAGGGGCTGGTGCGGCCGTGA
- a CDS encoding aspartate aminotransferase family protein, with product MSGLYERHLAVSPEWLALYYRHPIELTHGEGRYVWDADGNRYLDFFGGILTTMTAHALPEVTKAVSEQAGRIIHSSTLYLNRPMVELAERIATLSGIPDARVFFTTSGTEANDTALLLATAYRRSNQILAMRNSYHGRSFSAVSVTGNQSWSPTSLSPLQTLYVHGGVRTRGPYAELSDAQFIRACVADLEDLLGHTREAAALIAEPIQGVGGFTSPPDGLFAAFREVLDRHGVLWISDEVQTGWGRTGEHFWGWQAHAENGPPDILTFAKGIGNGMSIGGVVARAEVMNCLDANSISTFGGSPVTMAAGLANLSYALEHDLQGNARRVGGLLVERLRSIAAASDAVREVRGRGLMLGIELVRPGTDEANPEAAAAVLEAARAGGLLIGKGGGHSTSVLRIAPPLTLTVAEAEEGAAILADALQAAG from the coding sequence GTGAGCGGACTGTACGAACGCCACCTCGCCGTCAGCCCCGAGTGGCTGGCCCTCTACTACCGCCACCCCATCGAACTCACCCACGGCGAGGGCCGGTACGTCTGGGACGCCGACGGCAACCGCTACCTCGACTTCTTCGGCGGCATCCTCACCACCATGACCGCCCACGCCCTGCCCGAGGTCACCAAGGCGGTCTCCGAGCAGGCCGGGCGGATCATCCACTCCTCCACGCTCTACCTCAACCGCCCGATGGTGGAGCTGGCCGAACGGATCGCCACCCTCTCCGGCATCCCCGACGCCCGGGTCTTCTTCACCACATCGGGCACCGAGGCGAACGACACCGCGCTGCTGCTCGCCACCGCGTACCGCCGGTCCAACCAGATCCTCGCGATGCGCAACAGCTACCACGGCCGCTCCTTCTCGGCCGTCTCCGTCACCGGCAACCAGTCCTGGTCGCCCACGAGCCTCTCCCCGCTCCAGACGCTGTACGTCCACGGGGGCGTCCGCACCCGGGGCCCGTACGCGGAGCTGAGCGACGCGCAGTTCATCCGGGCCTGCGTGGCCGATCTGGAGGACCTCCTCGGGCACACCCGGGAGGCCGCCGCGCTCATCGCCGAACCGATCCAGGGCGTCGGCGGGTTCACCTCGCCGCCCGACGGGCTGTTCGCCGCGTTCCGCGAAGTCCTGGACCGGCACGGCGTGTTGTGGATCTCCGACGAGGTGCAGACCGGCTGGGGCCGGACCGGCGAACACTTCTGGGGCTGGCAGGCACACGCGGAGAACGGGCCGCCGGACATCCTCACCTTCGCCAAGGGCATCGGCAACGGCATGTCCATCGGCGGGGTCGTCGCCCGCGCGGAGGTGATGAACTGCCTGGACGCCAACTCCATCTCCACGTTCGGCGGTTCACCCGTCACCATGGCGGCCGGCCTCGCCAACCTCTCGTACGCCCTGGAACACGACCTCCAGGGCAACGCGCGGCGCGTCGGCGGGCTCCTCGTCGAGCGGCTGCGGTCGATCGCCGCCGCGTCCGACGCCGTACGCGAAGTGCGCGGCCGGGGCCTGATGCTCGGCATCGAACTGGTCAGGCCCGGTACGGACGAGGCGAACCCGGAGGCGGCCGCGGCCGTCCTCGAAGCGGCGCGGGCGGGCGGGCTGCTCATCGGCAAGGGCGGCGGCCACAGCACCAGCGTGCTGCGGATCGCCCCACCGCTGACCCTGACCGTCGCCGAGGCCGAGGAGGGCGCGGCGATCCTCGCGGACGCCCTGCAGGCGGCGGGCTGA
- a CDS encoding dihydropyrimidinase, whose product MVRTLITGGLVITAADEVHADVLIEHGRVVALAAPGTQNWTADRVIDASRKYVIPGGVDAHTHMELPFGGTFASDTFETGTRAAAWGGTTTIVDFAVQSRGQALRAGLDAWMEKADGNCAIDYAFHMIMSDVNEATLREMPKLVEAGVSSFKLFMAYPGVFYSDDGQILRAMQVAGDTGGLIMMHAENGIAIDVLVEQALARGETDPRYHGEVRKALLEAEATHRAIQLARVAGSPLYVVHVSAEEAVAQLAAARDMDLPVFGETCPQYLFLSTDNLAEPDFEGAKYVCSTPLRPKEHQAALWRGLRTNDLQVVSTDHCPFCFSGQKELGRGDFSKIPNGLPGVENRMDLLHQAVVDGHISRRRWIEIACATPARMFGLSPRKGTIAPGSDADVVIYDPHATQVLSAETHHMNVDYSAYEGKTVTGRVETVLSRGEVVVDRREYVGRAGHGAFLPRGLCQYLG is encoded by the coding sequence ATGGTTCGTACGCTGATTACCGGTGGTCTGGTGATCACGGCCGCGGACGAGGTGCACGCGGACGTGCTGATCGAGCACGGCCGGGTGGTGGCACTGGCGGCGCCGGGGACGCAGAACTGGACGGCGGACCGGGTGATCGACGCGTCGCGGAAGTACGTGATCCCGGGCGGGGTCGACGCCCATACGCACATGGAGCTGCCGTTCGGCGGCACGTTCGCCTCGGACACGTTCGAGACGGGCACCCGGGCGGCGGCGTGGGGCGGGACGACGACCATCGTCGACTTCGCGGTGCAGTCGAGGGGACAGGCGCTCCGGGCCGGTCTGGACGCCTGGATGGAGAAGGCCGACGGGAACTGCGCGATCGACTACGCGTTCCACATGATCATGTCGGACGTCAACGAGGCGACGCTGCGGGAGATGCCGAAGCTGGTCGAGGCCGGTGTCTCCTCGTTCAAGCTCTTCATGGCGTACCCGGGGGTCTTCTACTCGGACGACGGCCAGATCCTGCGGGCGATGCAGGTGGCCGGTGACACCGGCGGGCTGATCATGATGCACGCGGAGAACGGCATCGCGATCGACGTCCTCGTCGAACAGGCGCTCGCCCGGGGCGAGACCGATCCCCGCTACCACGGAGAGGTCCGCAAGGCCCTCCTGGAGGCGGAGGCCACGCACCGGGCGATCCAGCTCGCACGGGTCGCGGGCAGTCCGCTGTACGTCGTCCACGTGTCGGCCGAGGAGGCGGTGGCGCAGCTGGCGGCGGCGCGGGACATGGACCTGCCGGTCTTCGGCGAGACCTGCCCGCAGTACCTGTTCCTGTCCACGGACAACCTGGCGGAGCCGGACTTCGAGGGCGCCAAGTACGTGTGCTCGACGCCGCTGCGGCCGAAGGAGCACCAGGCGGCGCTCTGGCGGGGGCTGCGCACGAACGACCTCCAGGTGGTGTCGACGGACCACTGCCCCTTCTGCTTCTCGGGGCAGAAGGAGCTGGGCCGGGGCGACTTCTCGAAGATCCCCAATGGCCTGCCGGGGGTGGAGAACCGCATGGACCTTCTCCACCAGGCCGTGGTCGACGGGCACATCTCCCGGCGCCGCTGGATCGAGATCGCCTGCGCGACCCCGGCCCGGATGTTCGGCCTCTCCCCGCGCAAGGGCACGATCGCCCCCGGCTCGGACGCCGACGTCGTCATCTACGACCCGCATGCCACGCAGGTGCTGTCGGCCGAGACGCACCACATGAACGTCGACTACTCGGCGTACGAGGGGAAGACGGTGACCGGCCGGGTCGAGACCGTCCTCTCGCGGGGTGAGGTGGTGGTGGACCGGCGGGAGTACGTGGGCCGGGCGGGGCACGGGGCGTTCCTGCCGCGCGGCCTCTGCCAGTACCTGGGCTGA
- a CDS encoding aminoglycoside phosphotransferase — protein sequence MDEVEVVVAHPERATLRVGDVFLKVDADQARADAEVEAMSLAPVPTPEILWREPPVLALAALPGTTLGRLGGPSTGSAAAWASAGAAIRKLHDAPLPPRPGRAGRSSVALAAELDGACAALVTDGHLPAGLVTRNRRVAEAALRPWTPAFTHGDLQIAHVFVDGDEVTGIIDWSEAGRGDALYDLAAFTLGHEEHLDDVLTGYGGDVDREVIRAWWSLRSLLAVRWLIEHGFDPFAPGCEVDVLRSRM from the coding sequence ATGGATGAGGTCGAAGTCGTCGTCGCCCACCCCGAGCGCGCGACTCTGCGCGTCGGTGATGTGTTCCTGAAGGTGGACGCCGATCAGGCGCGCGCCGACGCCGAGGTCGAGGCGATGTCCCTCGCGCCGGTCCCGACCCCGGAGATCCTGTGGCGCGAGCCGCCCGTGCTCGCGCTCGCCGCGCTCCCGGGGACGACGCTCGGGCGCCTCGGCGGGCCGTCGACCGGGTCGGCGGCGGCGTGGGCCTCGGCGGGCGCCGCCATCCGGAAGCTGCACGACGCGCCGCTGCCGCCCCGGCCCGGCCGGGCCGGACGGAGCTCCGTGGCGCTGGCGGCGGAGCTCGACGGCGCGTGCGCGGCGCTCGTGACGGACGGCCACCTGCCCGCCGGCCTGGTCACCCGCAACCGCCGGGTCGCCGAGGCCGCGCTCCGGCCGTGGACTCCGGCGTTCACCCACGGCGACCTGCAGATCGCGCACGTCTTCGTCGACGGCGACGAGGTCACGGGCATCATCGACTGGTCCGAGGCGGGCCGGGGTGACGCCCTGTACGACCTCGCCGCCTTCACGCTCGGACACGAGGAGCATCTCGACGACGTCCTCACCGGTTACGGCGGGGACGTCGACCGCGAAGTGATCCGCGCGTGGTGGTCGTTGCGGAGCCTGCTGGCGGTTCGCTGGCTGATCGAGCACGGCTTCGACCCGTTCGCTCCGGGCTGCGAGGTCGACGTACTGCGCTCCCGGATGTGA
- a CDS encoding MFS transporter yields MSTTTVRRAGPREWGGLAVLSLPTVLLGLDVTVLYLALPSLAEDLQPSGTQELWIMDAYGFLIAGFLLTMGTLGDRIGRRRLLMIGAAAFGVVSVLAAYATSAEMLIVARAALGIAGATLMPSTLALISNMFADQRQRSLAIGVWATSFALGMALGPVVGGVMLNHFWWGSVFLLAIPVAVVLLVAAPVLIPEYRAPQSGRFDLVSVTLSLVAILPVVYAVKRFAKDGLDLPTVAAALIGVVFAVLFVRRQGRLESPLLDVRLFTNRTFSAALSVLLIGLVGVGGSMLLITQQLQFVEGLPPVEAGLWMGPPALLMFLAAIGSPLVARRVPPGLVVAATLALSTVGYVLLALVGSSGGITLMVIGFGLVYLGLGAIAALGTDLVVGAAPAEKAGSASAMSETVQELGLALGVAILGSLATAVYRTRIADEIPAGTPSQVADTAGDSLAGAVSSAQQMPAGWLDLAKEAATSGLNTAMAVAAACTVVLAFLSAVVLRHVGVIGGEEPEAGEEAPAEPAESKV; encoded by the coding sequence ATGAGCACAACGACCGTACGCAGGGCGGGCCCCCGGGAGTGGGGAGGGCTGGCCGTCCTGTCGTTGCCCACCGTGCTGCTGGGCCTGGACGTCACCGTGCTGTACCTGGCCCTTCCCTCACTGGCCGAGGACCTTCAGCCGTCCGGTACGCAAGAGCTGTGGATCATGGACGCCTACGGTTTCCTGATCGCGGGCTTCCTGCTCACCATGGGCACCCTGGGTGACCGGATCGGCCGTCGCAGGCTGCTGATGATCGGCGCCGCGGCCTTCGGGGTCGTCTCGGTGCTGGCGGCCTACGCGACCAGCGCCGAGATGCTCATCGTGGCGCGGGCGGCCCTCGGGATCGCCGGTGCCACGCTGATGCCGTCCACGCTGGCCCTGATCAGCAACATGTTCGCCGACCAGCGCCAGCGCTCCCTGGCCATCGGGGTCTGGGCGACGAGCTTCGCGCTCGGCATGGCGCTCGGGCCGGTGGTCGGCGGAGTGATGCTGAACCACTTCTGGTGGGGTTCGGTGTTCCTCCTCGCCATCCCGGTCGCCGTCGTGCTGCTGGTGGCGGCACCGGTCCTGATCCCGGAGTACCGGGCGCCGCAGAGCGGCAGGTTCGACCTGGTCAGCGTCACGCTGTCGCTGGTCGCGATCCTGCCGGTGGTCTACGCGGTGAAGCGGTTCGCCAAGGACGGCCTCGACCTGCCCACGGTCGCCGCCGCGCTGATCGGCGTGGTCTTCGCGGTGCTGTTCGTCCGCCGCCAGGGCAGGCTGGAGAGCCCCTTGCTGGACGTGCGCCTGTTCACCAACAGGACGTTCAGCGCCGCGCTGAGCGTGCTGCTCATCGGCCTGGTCGGCGTCGGCGGTTCGATGCTGCTGATCACCCAGCAGCTCCAGTTCGTGGAGGGGCTGCCGCCCGTCGAGGCGGGGCTGTGGATGGGGCCTCCGGCCCTGCTGATGTTCCTGGCGGCGATCGGGTCGCCCCTGGTCGCGCGCCGGGTACCGCCGGGGCTGGTGGTGGCGGCCACCCTGGCCCTGTCCACGGTCGGGTATGTGCTGCTCGCCCTGGTGGGCTCCTCGGGCGGCATCACCCTGATGGTGATCGGTTTCGGCCTGGTCTACCTCGGCCTCGGGGCGATCGCGGCCCTGGGCACGGACCTGGTGGTGGGGGCCGCCCCGGCGGAGAAGGCCGGTTCGGCGTCGGCGATGTCGGAGACCGTGCAGGAGCTGGGGCTCGCCCTGGGCGTGGCGATCCTGGGCAGCCTGGCCACGGCGGTCTACCGCACCCGGATCGCCGACGAGATCCCGGCCGGGACCCCGTCGCAGGTGGCCGACACGGCGGGCGACAGCCTCGCCGGGGCGGTCTCCTCGGCACAGCAGATGCCCGCGGGCTGGCTCGACCTCGCCAAGGAGGCCGCCACCTCCGGGCTGAACACGGCGATGGCCGTGGCGGCGGCGTGCACCGTGGTGCTCGCGTTCCTGTCCGCCGTCGTGCTGCGGCACGTCGGTGTCATCGGCGGGGAGGAGCCGGAGGCCGGTGAGGAGGCCCCGGCGGAACCGGCGGAGTCGAAGGTCTGA